In a genomic window of Streptomyces sp. SJL17-4:
- a CDS encoding ion channel protein: protein MATDHAPPPLSAAETPPRILLPQVLPALVVGVAASLLFLGISALAEELQGVLWHDLPDALGIGDYSSLWIISMLTAAGIAVGLVVWKVPGHAGPDPASEGLGGAPLAPGIVPGLLLASTLTLAGGVSLGPENPIIAANIALAYWLGRKAAPALPGAIWVSLASAATIGALFGTPVAAALVISEALAGTPGRGSLWDRLFAPLVAAGAGSMTTQLLAEPSFAMGLPPLTDPGWGDLLAAMAIASAAAVFGLAACYLFPHVHAAFQRLRHPMLVLPLGGLVLGLLGALGGHLTLFKGLEEIKELTSSIGGWSSGELAKLAVIKLLALLVAASCGFRGGRIFPAVFIGAAFGLLAQALVPEVHPAVAISSAVLGVLLATTRQGWISLFVGAVLAASPAMLALLCLASLPAWLIVTGRPQLELDPQGRSLH, encoded by the coding sequence GTGGCCACCGATCATGCTCCGCCTCCTCTCTCCGCCGCCGAGACCCCGCCACGGATCCTGCTCCCCCAGGTGCTGCCCGCGCTCGTGGTCGGCGTCGCGGCGAGCCTGCTCTTCCTGGGGATCAGCGCCCTCGCGGAGGAGCTCCAGGGCGTCCTCTGGCACGACCTGCCCGACGCCCTCGGGATCGGCGACTACTCCTCCCTCTGGATCATCAGCATGCTCACGGCGGCGGGCATCGCCGTGGGCCTCGTGGTCTGGAAGGTCCCCGGACACGCCGGGCCCGACCCGGCCTCGGAGGGCCTCGGAGGGGCGCCGCTCGCCCCCGGGATCGTCCCTGGCCTCCTCCTCGCGAGCACGCTCACCCTCGCCGGCGGAGTGAGCCTCGGCCCCGAGAACCCGATCATCGCGGCCAACATCGCCCTCGCCTACTGGCTCGGCCGCAAGGCCGCCCCCGCCCTGCCGGGTGCCATCTGGGTCTCCCTCGCCTCGGCCGCCACCATCGGCGCCCTCTTCGGCACCCCGGTGGCCGCCGCCCTCGTCATCTCCGAGGCTCTCGCCGGCACGCCGGGACGCGGCTCGCTCTGGGACCGGCTCTTCGCCCCGCTGGTCGCCGCCGGCGCCGGGTCCATGACCACCCAGCTGCTCGCCGAGCCCAGCTTCGCCATGGGTCTCCCTCCCCTCACCGACCCCGGCTGGGGCGACCTCCTCGCCGCCATGGCGATCGCCTCCGCCGCGGCCGTCTTCGGCCTCGCCGCCTGCTACCTCTTCCCCCATGTCCACGCCGCCTTCCAGCGCCTGCGCCACCCCATGCTGGTGCTGCCCCTCGGTGGACTCGTCCTCGGCCTCCTGGGCGCCCTCGGCGGACACCTGACCCTCTTCAAGGGACTGGAGGAGATCAAGGAACTCACCTCCTCGATCGGCGGCTGGTCCTCCGGCGAGCTCGCCAAGCTGGCCGTGATCAAACTCCTCGCCCTCCTCGTCGCCGCCTCCTGCGGTTTCCGGGGCGGCCGAATCTTCCCCGCCGTCTTCATCGGCGCCGCCTTCGGGCTGCTCGCCCAGGCCCTCGTCCCCGAGGTCCATCCGGCGGTCGCCATCTCCTCCGCCGTCCTCGGCGTCCTGCTCGCCACCACCCGTCAGGGCTGGATCAGCCTCTTCGTCGGCGCCGTCCTCGCCGCCTCACCCGCGATGCTCGCCCTGCTCTGCCTGGCCTCCCTCCCCGCCTGGCTGATCGTCACCGGCCGCCCCCAGCTCGAACTCGACCCTCAGGGCCGCTCCCTGCACTGA
- a CDS encoding YbjQ family protein — protein sequence MGIEEYGGGQGSHPDVLVVTTNDVPGFEVRQVIGEVFGLTVRSRHLGSQIGAGLKSMVGGELKGLTKTLVQTRNQAMERLVEQARARGANAVLMFRFDVTDAADVGTEVCAYGTAVVIAPRA from the coding sequence ATGGGCATCGAGGAGTACGGAGGCGGCCAGGGGTCGCACCCCGACGTACTGGTCGTGACGACGAACGACGTGCCGGGCTTCGAGGTCCGGCAGGTGATCGGTGAGGTCTTCGGGCTCACCGTCCGCTCCCGCCATCTGGGCAGCCAGATCGGCGCGGGCCTCAAGTCGATGGTCGGCGGGGAGCTGAAGGGCCTGACGAAGACCCTCGTGCAGACCCGGAACCAGGCCATGGAGCGCCTGGTGGAGCAGGCTCGGGCGCGCGGCGCGAACGCCGTGCTGATGTTCCGCTTCGACGTGACGGACGCGGCGGACGTGGGCACGGAGGTGTGCGCGTACGGCACGGCGGTGGTGATCGCACCGCGCGCCTGA
- a CDS encoding VTT domain-containing protein, producing MNTLALGPSWLDPDFLIGEFGLIGVLVIVFAESGLLIGFFLPGDSLLFTTGLLVTTGKLDKPLWVVCTLIVAAAVIGDQVGYLFGRKVGPALFKRPDSKLFKQENVAKAHEFFEKHGPKSLILARFVPIVRTFTPIIAGVSRMNYRSFITFNIIGGVLWGAGVTLLGASLGKIDFVHKHIEMILIGIVLISVIPIVIEFLRARSQSKKAQAMGDGSEHDAPGTPNPQGSRGRHAKR from the coding sequence GTGAACACGCTTGCCCTCGGACCGAGCTGGTTGGACCCGGACTTTCTGATCGGAGAGTTCGGTCTGATCGGTGTCCTCGTCATCGTCTTCGCCGAGTCCGGACTCCTCATCGGGTTCTTCCTGCCCGGTGACTCGCTTCTCTTCACCACCGGCCTGCTCGTCACCACCGGAAAGCTCGACAAGCCCCTGTGGGTGGTGTGCACCCTCATCGTGGCCGCGGCGGTCATCGGCGACCAGGTGGGTTACCTCTTCGGCCGGAAGGTGGGCCCGGCCCTCTTCAAGCGTCCCGACTCCAAGCTCTTCAAGCAGGAGAACGTCGCGAAGGCGCACGAGTTCTTCGAGAAGCACGGCCCGAAGTCGCTGATCCTGGCCCGCTTCGTCCCGATCGTGCGGACGTTCACGCCGATCATCGCGGGCGTCAGCCGCATGAACTACCGCTCGTTCATCACGTTCAACATCATCGGCGGTGTGCTGTGGGGCGCGGGCGTGACCCTGCTCGGCGCCTCCCTCGGCAAGATCGACTTCGTGCACAAGCACATCGAGATGATCCTCATCGGGATCGTCCTGATCTCCGTGATCCCGATCGTGATCGAGTTCCTGCGGGCCCGCTCCCAGTCGAAGAAGGCGCAGGCCATGGGCGACGGCAGCGAGCACGACGCCCCCGGCACCCCGAACCCGCAGGGCTCCCGCGGCCGCCACGCCAAGCGCTGA
- a CDS encoding threonine/serine exporter family protein has protein sequence MVAEPDGSKNGPGGDPEGAPEDRKPQSDEARSAFVPPAGVEQPAPPEEEHPTSEFALPPGLTPEPPAEQEGSAFAPPATYSAKNSPPAFTPAYGVPLVRLSQDAPWQDRMRTMLRLPVGERPVPEATRKEDESGPSVPRVLDLTLRIGELLLAGGEGAEDVEAAMFAICRSYGLDRVEPTVTFTLLSVTYQPSLVDDPITANRTVRRRGTDYTRLAAVYTLLADINAQAHEVTPEEAYGRLAEIRRNRHPYPGWVLTAAAGVLAGAASVLLGGGPTVFFVAALGAVLGDRLAWLFAGRGMPEFYQFLVAAMPPAAMGVLLTMLHADLRPSAVITGGLFALIPGRALVAAVQDGLTGFYITASARLLEVAYFFVAIVVGVLSVLYIAVQFDAQLNPEGKLEAVERPVTQILASMVLCATFAILLQQSRATVLFATLNGGVAWVIYASIAVTANGSTVMATAVAAGLVGLFGQLIARYQHTSSLPYVTAAIGPLLPGSATYFGVLAIAQNNLDQGFASLAKAAALALAIAIGVNLGGELARLFMQAPGAAAARRAAKRTRGF, from the coding sequence GTGGTGGCGGAGCCGGACGGCTCGAAGAACGGTCCGGGCGGGGATCCCGAGGGAGCTCCGGAGGACCGGAAGCCGCAGTCGGACGAGGCACGGAGCGCGTTCGTGCCGCCGGCCGGTGTGGAGCAGCCCGCGCCGCCCGAGGAGGAGCACCCGACCTCCGAGTTCGCCCTTCCCCCGGGGCTGACGCCGGAGCCGCCGGCCGAGCAGGAGGGTTCGGCGTTCGCGCCGCCCGCCACCTACTCGGCGAAGAACTCGCCGCCCGCCTTCACCCCGGCGTACGGGGTGCCCCTGGTGCGGCTTTCGCAGGACGCGCCGTGGCAGGACCGGATGCGGACGATGCTGCGGCTGCCGGTGGGTGAGCGGCCGGTGCCCGAGGCGACGCGCAAGGAGGACGAGAGCGGTCCCTCGGTACCGCGGGTGCTCGACCTGACCCTGCGTATCGGCGAGCTGCTGCTCGCGGGCGGGGAGGGCGCGGAGGACGTCGAGGCGGCGATGTTCGCGATCTGCCGCTCGTACGGTCTGGACCGGGTCGAGCCGACGGTGACGTTCACCCTGTTGTCCGTCACCTACCAGCCGTCGCTGGTGGACGACCCGATCACGGCGAACCGGACGGTACGGCGCCGGGGCACGGACTACACGCGGCTCGCGGCGGTGTACACGCTGCTCGCCGACATCAACGCGCAGGCGCACGAGGTGACGCCGGAGGAGGCGTACGGGCGGCTCGCGGAGATACGGCGCAACCGGCACCCGTATCCGGGCTGGGTCCTGACGGCGGCGGCGGGCGTACTCGCCGGCGCGGCCTCGGTGCTGCTCGGCGGTGGTCCGACGGTGTTCTTCGTGGCGGCGCTGGGCGCGGTGCTCGGCGACCGGCTGGCGTGGCTGTTCGCCGGGCGCGGTATGCCCGAGTTCTACCAGTTCCTGGTGGCCGCGATGCCGCCGGCGGCGATGGGGGTGCTGCTGACGATGCTGCACGCCGATCTGCGGCCTTCGGCGGTGATCACCGGTGGCCTGTTCGCGCTGATCCCGGGGCGGGCGCTGGTGGCGGCCGTGCAGGACGGGCTGACCGGCTTCTACATCACGGCCTCGGCCCGGCTCCTGGAGGTCGCGTACTTCTTCGTCGCGATCGTGGTGGGCGTGCTGTCGGTGCTGTACATCGCCGTGCAGTTCGACGCGCAGCTGAACCCGGAGGGGAAGCTGGAGGCGGTGGAGCGGCCGGTGACGCAGATCCTGGCGTCGATGGTGCTGTGCGCGACCTTCGCGATCCTGTTGCAGCAGTCACGGGCGACGGTTCTGTTCGCGACGCTGAACGGCGGGGTGGCGTGGGTGATCTACGCGTCGATAGCGGTGACCGCGAACGGGTCGACGGTCATGGCGACAGCGGTGGCGGCGGGCCTGGTGGGCCTCTTCGGGCAGCTGATCGCCCGCTACCAGCACACCTCGTCGCTGCCGTACGTGACGGCGGCGATCGGGCCGCTGCTGCCCGGTTCGGCGACGTACTTCGGAGTGCTCGCGATCGCCCAGAACAACCTGGACCAGGGCTTCGCCTCGCTGGCGAAGGCGGCGGCCCTGGCTCTGGCGATCGCGATCGGGGTGAACCTGGGAGGCGAGCTGGCCCGCCTCTTCATGCAGGCCCCCGGCGCCGCCGCGGCCCGTCGTGCGGCCAAGCGGACCAGGGGCTTCTAG